The window gtttgtttggtttttgaaGAAAAGCTCTATTAACATCTGAATTTTTACATTAGTTTTATGATATTGATATATAATTAATACTCCCAGCTCAGTCTTTGCTATGTAGATTGTCTCACTTCCATTCGTGTGGACCAAGCAGAGGCACCAgtgatatgtatatacatggaTTTTGATTACTGTGGGCCGTGGGGAAGTTTAACATGGCGATGTGTGAAAATCTAAGATGTCCAATGTGTATCATTGGTACATGAAGTGTGCAGTTTTGTGAGCACATGTTAAACTCAACCCCATCTGATCTGCTGTTTTTGGGAGTATACACCTTTTCATGAATACTTCCAGGTAAACAAACTATCATTTAAGCAAGGTTAGGCTCTTGAGATAATTGTTTGAACATGGAATTGAGCGTTGACTCATGATGTATGTTGTTGTGTTGTGAAATGCAAAAGTTCAGCAGTAATCAATGTCATCCTGGAAGTACTCTTACACTTCCTTACGTTGATAAACGTTCCGAAAAGGTCCATTGAGATGTACACAAAAGCTTATTATTCATTGCATTCATCGTCAAAAACATGGTAAATGTTAATATCCGGAGTTGACTGAGTTTTATCTTCTCTGTATTTATTCCTCAAGGATACAGAGGCCATGAAAAGAGCTTTGGGCCTCATTGACTCCAAGATGGCTCAGGCTAAGAACTGGCTACGCGATCCCAACGCCCTACCTGGTAGCTAAGTCATGACAACCTGCATTACCACTCCTGATTGGTCCGCTGATTCCAATCTTATGTCCACAGGGGACGCGGGCGAGCAGGCCATCCGGCAAATCCTGGACGAAGCCGGCAAAGTCGGTGAATTGTGCACGGGGCGAGAACGGAGAGATATTCTGGGCACTGCCAAAACTCTGGGTACCATGACGGACCAAGTGTCAGAAATGAGAGCCAGGTACTAACACCCTAAACTAAATTTAAACTACAAAAGCCAAGTGCCAAGAAACATACATGTCTAAGTCTTTACTGTACTATTCATGTTTTTCCATCCCAGAGGTCAAGGGGCATCCCCGGCTGCCATGCAGAAGGCGCAGCAGGTCTCCCAAGGTCTAGATGTCCTAACCGGCAAGGTGGCCAATGCTGCCCACAAGTTGGAGGCCATGACTAACTCCAAGCAGGCCATTGCCAAGAAAATGGATGCAGCCCAGGCAAGTTgcagcaaacaaaaaaatgcacacaaaagAAACCTATTcagttgttttatatatttttttttaactactggCTTTTGCAGAACTGGCTAGCAGACCCCAATGGTGGTCCGGATGGGGAGGAAAACATCAAGGCACTCCTCATGGAAGCTAAAAAGATCGCTGACATGTGCGAGGACCCCAAAGAAAGAGACGACATTCTGCGCTCTGTTGCCGAAATCGCCGGAATGACCGCCAAGTTGTCTGATCTCAGGAGACAGTAAGAACTTCTGCTTGTCTCTTTTGGCAGGAATTAATACAATAGTAGTTTGCTTTCAATTAGAACATTTGGAGTGCATATTTTTTGGGAGTTTATGATTGATATACTGTTAAACCAGATTGTGATCTCTCCCATAGGGGAAAAGGCGACACCCCGGAAGCCCGAGCATTTGCCAAACAAATCGCCACAGCCTTACAAAATCTGCAGTCAAAGACAAACAAAGCAGTGGCCAACAGCAGGCCCGCCAAAGCTGACGTCCACTTGGAAGGAAAGATTGAGCAAGCCCAGCGCTGGATTGACAACCCCAACATTGACGACAATGGCGTCGGTCTgtactgtttttcttctttttccgcTCCCTACATTAATTCTTCAATATTACTGACCCGTTTCTCTTACATCCTCAGGCCAGGCGGCAATCCGCGGGCTGGTTGCCGAAGGTCGGAGGCTGGCCAATGCCCTGCCTGGACCTTACAGGCAGGAGCTACTGGGCAGATGCGAGCATGTGGAGCAACTCATGGCAAAATTGGCCGACCTGGCAGCTCGTGGCGAGGGTGACTCCCCACAAGCGCGAGCAATTGCTCAAGAGCTACAGGAGGCCCTAAAAGTAAGAGTACTCCCGACAAATCTGAACATTGATAGCTAGAGCACCGTGATGTAAAATAGACACAAATTAAAGTTTTTTGTTGTAGCGACAAAGTGGTCCGAATGTACACCCTCTTAGTTATTTTTCCTTTGCctctaatgtcatttttttgtgggtagATCCTTTTTTTACCACAAATTTTGGTTTTTGAAATACATTTGCACTGCATACATttacattcatacatttttccaccaaaaaaacttaaatttaaTAAAAGCAGGTAGATTTTTTACCTTAACTAAATTAAGCAACTTGTATACAAATTTGGCAGTCAATGTTTATGTTCTTGGATTTCAATGGCTAAAATAGTATCAATATTAATCAAATGCCCCTCCCCACATTGCGCAGAAATACTTTTATTTTCGTTTTGATGCAGGTATTGTCCATACcattaaattagaaaatatatgtttaacacACTATTCCAGTATTTGCACGTTTGGAGTTGAAATTGTAATGCTCTGGTTGCTAAGTAACAGTAAATATTGCACACACTTTACAGGACCTGAAGGGGAAAATGCAAGCCGCAATGACTCAGGAAGTTTCTGACATTTTCAGCGACACCACCACACCTATCAAATTGCTGGCGGTGGCCGCCACCGCCCCCCTGGATGCGCCCAACCGCGATGAGGTCCGTATGCCCGGTTTATCAATTCCCCCTCAGATTTTCCTATTGGCCTAACTTTCCAAATGTCCGCCCTGCAGGTTTTCGACGAGCGGGCCACCAATTTTGAGAACCACGCCAATAGACTGGGCGCCACCGCGGAGAAAGCGGCAGCGGTGGGCACGGCCAATAAGAGCACCGTGGAGGGGATCCAATCGGCTGTTAGATCTACCAGAGATTTAACACCACAGGTAGTAGAGAAAGCGTGCTATTTGGCTCTTGGGAAATTTGTTCTCACATATTTAAATTCATTCCTTGACTCTTTTACACACTAGGTGGTGTCTGCTGCTAGGATCCTGCTGAGAAATCCGGGCAACCAAGCTGCCTATGAACATTTCGAGACCATGAAGAACCAGTGGATTGACAATGTGGAGAAAATGACAggtaatgaaaaaaagaagagcctGAGAATATTTTAGACAAGCAAAAAGAAAGAATACATTCTTGATTGTCTTTCCAGGTCTGGTGGATGAGGCTATTGACACCAAGTCCCTCCTGGACGCGTCGGAGGAAGCCATAAAGAAGGACTTGGATAAATGCCGCGTGGCCATGGATAAGCAGCAGCCGCAGATGTTAGTTGCCGGCGCCACCAGCATCGCTCGCAGAGCCAATCGCATCCTCCTGGTGGCCAAACGCGAAGTAGAGAACTCCGAGGACCCTAAATTCCGTGAGGCAGTCAAGGCGGCGTCTGATGAGCTCAGTCAGACCATCTCACCTATGGTCATGGATGCTAAAGCCGTGGCCGGGAACATCCAAGATCCAAGTATGTCATTCTTTCTCATAGTTATTTAGACTCTGGGCCATTTTTTCATGTTGTATTTTCAACTCCAGACCTCAGAAAGGGTTTCTTGGACTCGGGGTATAAAATTCTCGGTGCAGTTGCTAAAGTCAGGGAGGCCTTCCAACCTCAAGAACCCGACTTCCCGCCACCGCCTTTGGATTTGGATCAACTGAATGTAAGTCTCAACGGACCGACGGAAGAGCATTCAAATGCACGGGCCAGATTTTAATGGCTAAAAgtgaattcattttctatatttgAAACCTTCCTGCAGCTCAATGATGAACCAGCTCCACCCAAGCCTCCACTTCCTGAAGGCGAGGTTCCTCCCCCCAGGCCTCCTCCGCCAGAGGAGAAGGATGAGGAGTTCCCAGAAGCTGGCGACATGGTCAATGAGCCTATGATGGTGGCTGCCCGGCAGCTTCACGACGAGGCTCGCAAGTGGTCCAGCAAGGTACACACTTATTGTCGGTGCACATAgttagtcaaaaaatgactcaGTTTGCAGtaatggtttagggttatttttgaaaattgtaaatggttcactttatttaaaaagaaaaaaaatactagacaAATAATACACTAATATTCAACTAAAAAACCTATAAGggaaatacagaaaatacagaaacagtacaaaaatatgacaatattgaaaaaatacacagaTGTGCACAAGTACTGTAAAACATCTAAAATTGAAAGaatatttagtttaaaatatgcaatgacaattgaaaaatattaccTATATTGTACAAATAAATGTTAAGAAATGAGAATAAGCTAATGCAAATATTacgataaaaatataaatacagaaaatagAATAGGAAAAGTATGTAGGAATTTTAACCTTCATGTCCTATTTTCTTAGGGTAACGATATCATCGGCGCAGCCAAGCGCATGGCCCTGCTGATGGCCGAGATGTCCCGCCTGGTGCGCGGCGTCACTGGGAACAAACGCGCCCTGATTCAGTGCGCTAAAGACATCGCTAAGGCGTCCGACGAAGTCACGCGGCTCGCCAAGGAGGTGGCCAAGCAGTGCACTGACAAGCGCATCCGGACCAACCTGCTCCAGGTCCGACTCCCGTAGTTtcactttgattaaaaagtggAGTGAATACATAGTCAAACCGCTACATGAGTtgctcaaactatttttttccctgaattTCTAGGTATGTGAACGCATTCCCACCATTAGCACTCAGCTCAAGATCCTGTCCACGGTCAAGGCCACCATGTTGGGTCGGACCAACATCAGTGAAGAAGAATCAGAACAGGtgagatttttttatgttgtttatgttttttaacaCGGCTTCATTAATATGTTATTTAGCCAGCCAATTTACAGGACATATTGTTACATATTGTAACTAACTCTATGATAATATGTCCTATTTTAACCTATCTTTTTGCATTGCAATATATTATTTCATATCTCAACGTATTGcaacacattttcattcatcatattttaatCTTTTGACATCATAAGGCATTATAATGATAGTATAATGATAGTATAATTTTGCAAATCTTAATCCTATTAAGCCATGGGATTATAATGGACCTTTTTGCATTGTTACCCCCACTTGACACATTTTATCTcactattttcaattttaacatgtcaaatatttttttgaaatgtcaAATCATTGTAACTTAATGTATTGATTCAAATTGCATTGTATTGCATTGTATTGTATCATACCTTGTCTTGTTATCTTAACTTAATGTAGGCTACGGAGATGCTGGTTCACAATGCTCAGAACTTGATGCAGTCTGTAAAAGAGACGGTGCGAGAAGCCGAGGCGGCTTCCATCAAAATCCGGACGGACGCCGGGTTCACCTTGCACTGGGTCCGTAAAACTCCATGGTACCAGTAAAAAACACCATCGCGTTCCTTATAGTCCTGTCTTGTCCACGGGACACTAAATAGGCAGAAAAATAGCCTCGGCAGGCTTCAATTCTGACTGTGAACGTGTGTACAAATATGTTgacaaatactatatatatttggatTAGAAGATGGATAACATAGATTTATTTGCTGTACAATTTGACATCATCATTCCAATGATGGTGTCTCACCACTGTAAGACTATATACAGTGAAACCCATGCATATTTGTGGTtaaagcaatttttttaaaggtaaaagtgttgctttgctgccctcctgtggcaTCTATATGCAactgtaaacatttttaaaagctgTTGTCAATTGTGTTAGTGTTTTCCCAAATTTTTCGCATAGATTTTTCGGACCAATTGAGTTGACAGTAGTTTAGAAAGACTTGTttacactactactaatactactatcattattaatacacaaaaaatatatatatatcagtaaTGCTGTATTAGAAAATATCTGCCAAAGAAAATACTTGTGCTAatgctggatttttttgggataaaacTGTCCtttgtaaaacaataaaatcacagtcagaaacaaacaaaactaaCATCAGTTTGGAAGGACACTAACTAAAAAGCACAGCATCACTGTATGCTATTTAAGAGATAAATTCTGCCAATGTGCCTTTGAGTAGACTTTGCAATTGACACATTTTcggaggtttttattttttattttcatttttttttttttgcgcacaAAAGTGTAACGTCGCACCTGCCTCACTATGCAAAGACTGTACTGAGGTGTGTTTATTAGCAGAGTGTCTGTATCAAGCCAAATGTACTCAAGTGGCGACTGGGCCTTGATATAattcactttttcttttgtaataAAGTATTTTATAGCACTTGAGAGATGTGTTGTTATTTGGAAGTTTTAGGAGTCAAAATTTGaccaatattaatattttttatgcacatgtattaattttttaatggaaaaacatgtaaatTACAAAGAAAATTTCAGATTTTTCCCCAGAAAGGAAGAAATAGTTCAAcaactacattttttaaattttttttattattatttatgcatttatttctaACAGATTGATTCGATTCACGCTTTTTACTGCCTGTGAGTCAGAGACAGATAGCAATCTCCCCCCCACTGTGTTCTTGGAACCTTCAGCATCATTTCAAGAGGAAGCTGTGGTTTGTGTCATCTCAAGTTCTTCCAGCATCTTTTACTACCACAGCAACACCAACTAAATAAGCTTATTTAAGCAACCATGTCTCACGATGACTC is drawn from Stigmatopora nigra isolate UIUO_SnigA chromosome 18, RoL_Snig_1.1, whole genome shotgun sequence and contains these coding sequences:
- the vcla gene encoding vinculin a, giving the protein MPVFHTKTIESILEPVAQQISHLVIMHEEGEVDGKAIPDLTTPVAAVQAAVSNLVRVGKETVQTTDDQIMKRDMPPAFIKVENACTKLVKAASMLKADPYSVPARDYLIDGSRGILSGTSDLLLTFDEAEVRKIIRVCRGILEYLTVAEVVESMTDLITYTKNLGPGMTKMAKMIDERQQELTHQEHRVMLVNSMNTVKELLPILISGIKIFVTTKTSGSQGVEEALKNRNFTFEKMSAEIVEIIRVLQLTSWDEDAWANKDTEAMKRALGLIDSKMAQAKNWLRDPNALPGDAGEQAIRQILDEAGKVGELCTGRERRDILGTAKTLGTMTDQVSEMRARGQGASPAAMQKAQQVSQGLDVLTGKVANAAHKLEAMTNSKQAIAKKMDAAQNWLADPNGGPDGEENIKALLMEAKKIADMCEDPKERDDILRSVAEIAGMTAKLSDLRRQGKGDTPEARAFAKQIATALQNLQSKTNKAVANSRPAKADVHLEGKIEQAQRWIDNPNIDDNGVGQAAIRGLVAEGRRLANALPGPYRQELLGRCEHVEQLMAKLADLAARGEGDSPQARAIAQELQEALKDLKGKMQAAMTQEVSDIFSDTTTPIKLLAVAATAPLDAPNRDEVFDERATNFENHANRLGATAEKAAAVGTANKSTVEGIQSAVRSTRDLTPQVVSAARILLRNPGNQAAYEHFETMKNQWIDNVEKMTGLVDEAIDTKSLLDASEEAIKKDLDKCRVAMDKQQPQMLVAGATSIARRANRILLVAKREVENSEDPKFREAVKAASDELSQTISPMVMDAKAVAGNIQDPNLRKGFLDSGYKILGAVAKVREAFQPQEPDFPPPPLDLDQLNLNDEPAPPKPPLPEGEVPPPRPPPPEEKDEEFPEAGDMVNEPMMVAARQLHDEARKWSSKGNDIIGAAKRMALLMAEMSRLVRGVTGNKRALIQCAKDIAKASDEVTRLAKEVAKQCTDKRIRTNLLQVCERIPTISTQLKILSTVKATMLGRTNISEEESEQATEMLVHNAQNLMQSVKETVREAEAASIKIRTDAGFTLHWVRKTPWYQ